One window of the bacterium genome contains the following:
- the csx7 gene encoding CRISPR-associated RAMP protein Csx7, with amino-acid sequence MAEHDFSKFGSRLRLAGTLQVVTGLRIASGSSSGATGADISVVKDLQGSPYIPGSSFKGVLRSAIERIARSIDKRPALWSCPDPLDDDQRCVSKDHMKDLRDEFKRDEQGLSDKVYEESCTTCSLFGSSWLSSKVLIKDMLLVGNWNQGYPVRDGVGINRDTGTAHEGALYSYEIVPPGIRFECEILVENAANSELALLFLGLREIQSGRIQLGGGRSRGLGWVMLGPWTETEFVDAGDPGSLLSFLDSGKGEPFSEEKINQIVRKQLEIAFSRDQHA; translated from the coding sequence ATGGCAGAACATGATTTTTCAAAATTTGGAAGTCGGCTTCGTCTCGCAGGAACGCTTCAGGTTGTCACAGGGCTTCGTATTGCCTCGGGAAGCAGTTCCGGCGCCACCGGCGCCGATATCTCGGTCGTCAAAGATTTGCAGGGATCCCCCTATATTCCGGGGTCTTCATTTAAAGGTGTACTGAGGTCCGCTATTGAGAGGATTGCCCGATCAATCGACAAACGACCTGCACTCTGGTCCTGCCCTGATCCGCTCGATGATGATCAGAGGTGCGTGAGTAAAGATCATATGAAGGATTTGCGCGATGAGTTCAAACGGGATGAACAGGGCCTCAGCGATAAAGTTTACGAGGAATCCTGTACAACATGTAGTTTGTTTGGGTCTTCCTGGTTGTCTTCAAAAGTATTGATCAAGGATATGCTGCTCGTGGGAAATTGGAACCAGGGTTATCCAGTGAGAGATGGTGTTGGCATCAATCGCGATACCGGAACCGCGCATGAGGGGGCATTGTACTCGTACGAAATTGTGCCGCCAGGGATTCGTTTCGAATGCGAGATCCTGGTTGAAAATGCTGCGAATAGTGAACTGGCATTGTTATTTCTCGGTCTTCGAGAGATCCAGAGTGGACGGATCCAGCTTGGTGGAGGGCGTTCGCGTGGTCTCGGCTGGGTGATGCTGGGACCATGGACTGAAACTGAATTCGTAGACGCCGGTGATCCTGGCTCGCTTCTTTCCTTTCTTGATTCAGGTAAAGGGGAGCCGTTCAGTGAAGAAAAGATAAATCAAATCGTTCGGAAACAGCTGGAAATTGCTTTTTCGCGAGATCAACATGCATAA
- a CDS encoding RAMP superfamily CRISPR-associated protein, whose protein sequence is MHKKIINQLELQFDLVPTGPLLIKSGRDAGADPTIPDMNFVRSLHPELGETVYLPGSSLKGLLRAYCERIGRTRKVSDCDPFAGSFCGRRLEKEKSELKCYARSCAICRIFGNTVLASHLAITDAYPASNTAVAANKTEERDGVAIDRFTGGVAVGPFNFEVVVGGLFQTKLLLSNFQFWQVGLLAIALRDIKQGFVPLGFGKSRGLGSITLNFKSLRFVYPFTGKNDDVSAYAWSTGSFESEDITAYDLIKEDKLSLNGLETVVEEPGDYGRIVITVIEKSIEDLLKRCAAYWARYAELKHHKGQ, encoded by the coding sequence ATGCATAAAAAAATTATCAATCAACTGGAGCTTCAGTTTGATCTTGTCCCAACCGGGCCGCTTCTGATCAAATCAGGCCGTGACGCGGGGGCCGATCCAACAATACCGGATATGAATTTTGTTCGAAGTCTGCATCCTGAGCTGGGCGAAACGGTGTACCTGCCGGGAAGCAGCCTGAAAGGGTTACTGCGAGCGTACTGTGAAAGAATCGGAAGGACGCGCAAAGTGTCCGACTGCGATCCTTTTGCCGGTTCATTTTGCGGCAGGAGGCTTGAAAAGGAAAAATCAGAATTGAAGTGCTATGCGCGCTCCTGCGCCATTTGCAGAATCTTTGGAAATACGGTGCTGGCGAGTCATCTCGCGATCACAGACGCTTATCCCGCATCAAATACAGCCGTTGCTGCAAACAAGACAGAGGAGCGGGACGGTGTTGCTATCGATCGGTTCACGGGAGGTGTCGCAGTAGGACCATTCAACTTCGAAGTTGTAGTAGGCGGTCTATTTCAAACGAAATTGCTACTCAGCAACTTTCAGTTCTGGCAAGTCGGCTTGCTTGCCATTGCTCTGCGGGACATCAAGCAGGGATTTGTCCCGTTAGGTTTCGGCAAATCTCGCGGACTTGGCTCTATCACTCTGAATTTTAAAAGTTTGAGATTTGTGTATCCTTTCACAGGCAAAAATGATGATGTTTCAGCATACGCCTGGAGCACCGGCTCGTTTGAGTCGGAAGACATAACAGCGTATGACCTGATAAAGGAAGATAAATTGAGCCTGAATGGTCTGGAAACAGTAGTGGAAGAACCAGGGGACTACGGCAGAATCGTGATCACCGTAATTGAGAAATCGATTGAAGATCTGCTGAAAAGATGTGCAGCGTATTGGGCTCGCTATGCGGAGCTGAAACACCACAAAGGACAATGA